The following are from one region of the Desmospora profundinema genome:
- a CDS encoding leucyl aminopeptidase: MEWRITKEPLDKLAVDGVVVVHTQEEESLKGCTRVLDEALDYRLSQLVSEGEITGKYREVTLVHNWGKIPSKRLLVLGLGKEEDLDLDWWRNGMALAAKKAQEAGVKQLAIGCFPPHLKGHTSTNHSLTPERFNSADWVQAVVEGIELGTYRYHGYKTEEQGNKNAIETVWLAMEGVSESALEAGVERGGAFAAATKTARDLANDPANILTPSTLAMRAREMAEKYSLEIDILDEDRLTELGMDALLSVARASEEPAQMIVLTHQGAPESEKVLGLVGKGITFDSGGIQVKPGRGMEEMKGDMAGAAAVFGAMEAIGRLKPHCNVTAVIPACENMINGNGYRPGDVIGSFSGKTIEIQHTDAEGRLVLADGISYARRLGATSLVDVATLTGAVIVALGHTTTGLMTNNDEWAGQVKEAARLAGEKMWELPLYPEYGEYLKSAVADLKNEGGAPAGSIQGGMFLKVFAEETPWVHLDIAGTADSKKEDGIRSKGATGVAVRTLAQLAVGFGK; the protein is encoded by the coding sequence GTGGAGTGGAGAATCACCAAGGAACCGTTGGATAAGCTGGCCGTTGACGGGGTGGTCGTGGTCCATACCCAGGAGGAGGAATCGCTCAAGGGATGCACCCGTGTGTTGGATGAAGCCCTCGATTACCGGCTGTCGCAACTGGTGAGCGAAGGAGAGATTACCGGTAAATACCGGGAGGTTACCTTGGTACATAACTGGGGAAAAATTCCCTCCAAACGCCTCTTGGTTCTGGGGTTGGGAAAAGAAGAGGATCTCGATTTGGACTGGTGGCGAAATGGGATGGCGCTCGCGGCAAAAAAAGCGCAGGAGGCCGGTGTGAAACAGCTGGCCATCGGCTGTTTTCCTCCCCACCTAAAAGGACATACCAGTACCAATCACTCCTTAACCCCTGAGCGGTTTAATTCCGCAGACTGGGTGCAAGCGGTGGTGGAAGGGATTGAACTGGGAACCTATCGCTATCATGGTTATAAAACGGAAGAACAAGGGAACAAGAACGCTATCGAAACAGTCTGGCTGGCGATGGAAGGGGTAAGTGAATCGGCTCTGGAAGCGGGGGTGGAACGGGGGGGTGCCTTTGCTGCGGCTACCAAGACGGCTCGGGATTTGGCAAACGATCCGGCGAACATACTAACCCCGTCCACCCTGGCCATGCGTGCCCGGGAAATGGCTGAAAAATACAGCTTGGAGATTGACATTCTGGATGAGGATCGTCTGACGGAATTAGGGATGGATGCTCTCTTATCCGTAGCCCGGGCCAGCGAAGAACCGGCACAGATGATTGTTCTGACTCATCAAGGGGCTCCGGAGAGCGAGAAAGTGTTGGGGCTCGTCGGAAAAGGAATTACGTTCGATTCCGGTGGAATCCAGGTGAAACCGGGACGCGGAATGGAGGAAATGAAGGGGGATATGGCCGGTGCCGCTGCTGTATTCGGTGCCATGGAAGCCATTGGCCGTCTAAAACCTCACTGCAATGTGACGGCAGTGATTCCTGCCTGTGAAAACATGATCAACGGCAATGGTTATCGACCGGGTGACGTGATCGGATCTTTCAGCGGCAAGACGATTGAGATTCAACACACCGATGCCGAGGGGCGATTGGTGTTGGCTGACGGCATCAGTTATGCCCGTCGCCTGGGAGCCACCTCCTTGGTGGACGTGGCCACCCTGACCGGTGCCGTCATCGTCGCCTTGGGCCATACCACCACCGGTTTGATGACCAATAACGACGAGTGGGCCGGCCAGGTGAAAGAAGCAGCCCGGTTGGCCGGGGAAAAAATGTGGGAGCTGCCGCTGTATCCGGAATACGGGGAATACTTGAAGAGTGCCGTCGCCGATCTGAAAAACGAAGGGGGAGCACCGGCGGGTTCCATCCAGGGCGGAATGTTCCTGAAAGTGTTTGCGGAAGAAACCCCTTGGGTTCACTTGGATATTGCGGGGACCGCCGATTCCAAAAAAGAAGACGGCATTCGTTCCAAAGGGGCCACCGGAGTCGCTGTCCGAACCTTGGCTCAGCTGGCTGTCGGGTTCGGGAAGTAA
- a CDS encoding YktB family protein translates to MTFPGFTQSDFQVFTIPGLEPRMEALKEQIRPKLEALGEEMAPFLSDLTGETLYVHVAKHARRSVHPPDETWVAWASQKRGYKSHPHFQVGLREQELFAMFALIYEFPRKPEFARDFLEQQDELLPTLPPEFVVSKDHTRPETHSLEELGPDGLQQVLERLQDVKKAEFLCGSLHHRDDPLLKQPDALKRQLETTFSRVVPLYRLARS, encoded by the coding sequence TTGACCTTTCCAGGTTTCACACAATCCGATTTCCAAGTCTTCACCATACCGGGCCTGGAGCCGCGAATGGAAGCGTTGAAAGAACAAATCCGCCCAAAATTGGAAGCGTTGGGAGAAGAGATGGCTCCGTTTCTGTCCGATTTGACCGGTGAAACCCTTTATGTCCATGTAGCCAAACATGCCCGACGCAGCGTTCATCCACCAGACGAAACATGGGTGGCTTGGGCTTCACAAAAACGGGGATACAAATCCCACCCTCACTTTCAGGTGGGTTTAAGGGAACAGGAATTGTTTGCCATGTTCGCTCTGATTTATGAATTCCCCCGCAAACCGGAGTTCGCCCGCGATTTCTTGGAACAGCAGGACGAACTTCTTCCAACCCTTCCTCCGGAGTTTGTCGTCTCAAAAGATCATACCCGTCCGGAAACGCATTCCTTGGAAGAATTGGGCCCCGACGGACTGCAGCAAGTGCTGGAGCGCCTACAAGATGTGAAAAAAGCCGAGTTCCTGTGCGGATCGCTCCACCATCGCGATGATCCCCTCCTAAAACAACCCGATGCACTAAAGAGGCAACTGGAGACCACCTTTTCCCGCGTTGTCCCTCTGTACCGGCTCGCCCGGTCGTAA
- a CDS encoding aminotransferase class I/II-fold pyridoxal phosphate-dependent enzyme, protein MTHNQFETPLFTRLKRHAEKNPTPFHIPGHKKGQGMDPEFRDFIGTRPLSIDLINIEPLDDLHHPHGVIREAQELAAQAFGADHTFFSVQGTSGAIMTMVMSVCRPGDKIIVPRNVHKSVLSAIILAGGHPVFVHPEMDEALGIAHGVTRSQVERALSLHPDAKAVLLINPTYYGVAAHLKEIVDTVHAHGIPVLVDEAHGVHTHFHEKLPSSAMQAGADMAATSMHKLGGSLTQSSVLNLREGRVNPRRVQSIISMLTTTSTSYLLLASLDTARRYLATQGQELAERSLQLAGIARKRINEIPGFHCVGREILGGEATYDMDETKLIIHLHGLGITGYDAEKWLRLHHNIEVELSDLYNILCLITPGDDESSIDALVQGLTHLSAQFYDPSRKNGGPVRIPEIPQLVLSPRDAFYADTVAVPFHQSEGRIIAEFIMIYPPGIPVLLPGERVTWDNIDYIREHKEAGLPVQGPEDPEIQMVRVVK, encoded by the coding sequence GTGACCCACAACCAGTTTGAAACTCCTTTATTTACCCGCTTAAAGCGACATGCGGAAAAAAATCCGACTCCGTTCCACATCCCCGGCCACAAAAAAGGGCAGGGGATGGATCCCGAATTTCGTGATTTCATTGGAACGCGCCCCCTCTCCATCGATCTGATCAACATCGAACCGCTGGATGATCTGCACCATCCACACGGAGTGATCCGGGAAGCACAGGAACTGGCGGCCCAAGCTTTCGGGGCCGACCACACGTTTTTCTCCGTCCAAGGGACCAGCGGCGCCATCATGACCATGGTCATGTCTGTCTGCCGCCCCGGTGACAAAATCATCGTTCCCCGCAATGTCCATAAATCGGTCCTGTCCGCCATTATCCTGGCAGGAGGCCATCCCGTCTTCGTCCACCCAGAAATGGATGAAGCGCTCGGCATCGCCCACGGAGTGACCCGGTCACAGGTGGAACGGGCCCTCTCTCTCCACCCGGACGCCAAAGCGGTTTTGCTGATCAATCCCACCTATTATGGAGTAGCTGCTCACCTGAAAGAAATCGTGGACACCGTCCATGCCCATGGCATTCCAGTCCTGGTCGACGAAGCCCACGGAGTGCATACCCACTTTCACGAGAAGCTCCCCTCATCTGCCATGCAAGCCGGAGCAGACATGGCAGCCACCAGTATGCATAAGCTGGGGGGGTCGCTCACCCAAAGTTCGGTTCTCAATCTGAGGGAGGGGCGTGTCAATCCCCGCCGGGTGCAGTCCATCATCAGCATGTTAACGACCACTTCCACCTCCTATCTGTTGCTGGCTTCGTTGGACACGGCCAGGCGATATCTGGCCACCCAGGGACAGGAACTGGCAGAACGCTCGCTTCAGCTGGCTGGAATCGCCCGCAAGCGAATCAATGAAATCCCCGGTTTCCACTGTGTGGGACGGGAGATCTTAGGCGGGGAAGCGACTTATGATATGGATGAAACCAAGCTGATCATCCATCTGCACGGGTTGGGGATCACCGGTTATGATGCGGAAAAATGGTTGCGGCTCCACCACAACATCGAAGTGGAACTGAGCGACCTGTATAATATCCTCTGCCTGATCACCCCTGGCGATGATGAATCAAGCATCGACGCCTTGGTGCAGGGTTTGACGCACCTGTCGGCACAATTTTACGACCCTTCGCGAAAAAACGGCGGTCCGGTCCGCATTCCGGAGATCCCGCAGCTGGTGCTGTCCCCCCGGGATGCCTTTTATGCAGACACGGTGGCCGTTCCTTTCCACCAATCCGAAGGACGGATCATCGCCGAATTTATCATGATCTATCCACCGGGAATTCCGGTTCTTCTGCCCGGGGAACGCGTTACCTGGGACAACATCGATTACATCCGGGAACACAAGGAAGCCGGTCTTCCGGTACAGGGTCCGGAGGATCCGGAGATTCAGATGGTGCGGGTTGTAAAATAA
- a CDS encoding manganese catalase family protein produces the protein MWIYEKKLQYPVRVNKCDPMMAKYLIEQYGGADGELAAALRYLNQRYTLPDKVIGLVNDIGTEELAHLEMIATMVYKLTKDATPEQMKAAGLGDHYANHDKALSFHNAAGVPFTATYFTAKGDPIADLYEDIAAEEKARATYQWLIDMTDDPDLIDGLTFLREREIVHSQRFREAVEIIKEDREQKKIF, from the coding sequence TTGTGGATTTATGAAAAGAAGCTGCAATACCCGGTGCGAGTCAACAAATGTGACCCGATGATGGCAAAGTATTTGATCGAGCAATACGGGGGAGCAGACGGGGAGTTGGCCGCTGCCCTGCGGTATCTTAATCAGCGTTATACATTACCCGACAAAGTGATCGGTTTGGTCAACGACATCGGAACAGAAGAGCTGGCCCACTTGGAAATGATCGCGACCATGGTTTACAAACTGACCAAGGATGCGACACCGGAACAGATGAAAGCAGCCGGTCTCGGCGACCATTATGCCAATCATGATAAAGCCCTCTCCTTCCACAATGCGGCCGGAGTTCCCTTCACCGCCACCTATTTCACCGCCAAAGGAGACCCCATCGCCGATCTGTATGAAGATATCGCGGCGGAAGAAAAGGCGAGGGCCACCTACCAATGGCTGATCGACATGACTGACGATCCGGACCTGATCGATGGTCTGACCTTTCTACGGGAGCGGGAGATCGTCCACTCCCAGCGGTTTCGTGAAGCGGTGGAGATTATTAAAGAGGATCGGGAGCAGAAAAAAATATTTTGA
- a CDS encoding spore coat protein CotJB — protein MDGIQGWSPERKKQYDAMLIEIQVVDFVLVELNLYLDTHPQDRQAIEQYNQYTQKSQILKHRFECAFGPLTHFGGSPSTDPWSWHQPPWPWQV, from the coding sequence ATGGACGGCATCCAAGGATGGAGCCCCGAACGGAAAAAACAGTACGACGCGATGCTGATCGAGATTCAAGTGGTTGATTTTGTCCTGGTAGAGCTCAACCTCTATTTGGATACCCATCCCCAGGATCGGCAGGCGATTGAGCAGTACAACCAATATACGCAGAAAAGTCAGATTCTTAAGCACCGCTTCGAATGCGCTTTTGGGCCGCTCACCCATTTTGGGGGTAGTCCGTCCACGGATCCGTGGTCATGGCACCAACCCCCCTGGCCCTGGCAAGTTTAA
- a CDS encoding spore coat associated protein CotJA, whose amino-acid sequence MAVYYTTRKYYVPYISPHDPCPPLRWRSYETPPQLYLGFQPPNLPQFSPMEALKMGTLWPQLYAPYTSPYKEEGRAADGRHPRMEPRTEKTVRRDADRDSSG is encoded by the coding sequence ATGGCGGTGTATTACACCACGAGGAAGTACTACGTTCCTTATATCAGCCCCCATGACCCCTGTCCGCCGCTCAGGTGGAGGAGCTATGAAACGCCGCCCCAGCTGTATCTCGGGTTTCAGCCGCCCAATCTGCCGCAGTTTTCCCCGATGGAAGCGTTGAAAATGGGAACGCTGTGGCCCCAATTGTATGCGCCTTATACCAGTCCATACAAAGAAGAGGGGAGGGCGGCGGATGGACGGCATCCAAGGATGGAGCCCCGAACGGAAAAAACAGTACGACGCGATGCTGATCGAGATTCAAGTGGTTGA
- a CDS encoding HAD-IIA family hydrolase: protein MKGFIFDLDGTIYLGERKIPGAVEAVRALQERGDRVVFLSNKPIAARRTYVEKLNRIGIPARERDVIHSSLVTACLLKERLQPDEQVLVIGERPIREELRRHGVKLTYCPERARYVLLSWDRDLTYEKLNRAYQAWRHGAELIASNPDRTCPVDGGELPDTAALIGAMEALTGEPIHLVAGKPSPFMAQAALRALDLPARDCWMVGDRLETDIRMAVNVGMRSALVLTGISTRAMAEKSPYRPDCILDSVAQVVDL, encoded by the coding sequence GTGAAGGGGTTTATCTTTGACTTAGACGGCACCATCTATCTGGGAGAGCGAAAGATCCCGGGAGCAGTGGAAGCGGTTCGCGCGTTGCAGGAACGGGGAGATCGGGTGGTCTTCCTTTCCAATAAGCCGATTGCCGCCCGCCGGACGTATGTGGAGAAATTGAACCGAATCGGCATTCCGGCCCGCGAACGGGATGTGATCCACTCTTCTTTGGTGACGGCGTGCCTGTTAAAGGAACGGTTGCAGCCGGATGAACAAGTGCTGGTGATTGGGGAGCGTCCCATCCGGGAAGAGTTGCGCAGGCATGGGGTGAAACTCACCTATTGTCCGGAGCGGGCTCGTTATGTCCTGCTCTCCTGGGATCGCGATTTGACGTATGAGAAATTAAACCGCGCCTACCAGGCGTGGCGCCATGGAGCGGAACTGATCGCTTCCAATCCGGACCGTACTTGTCCGGTAGACGGCGGGGAGCTGCCGGATACCGCGGCCTTGATTGGGGCGATGGAAGCCCTGACGGGAGAGCCGATCCATCTGGTGGCGGGCAAACCCTCCCCCTTCATGGCCCAAGCGGCTTTAAGGGCGCTTGATCTTCCAGCGCGGGACTGCTGGATGGTGGGGGATCGATTGGAAACGGACATCCGGATGGCTGTGAATGTTGGTATGCGCTCCGCGCTCGTCCTAACCGGAATCAGCACCCGTGCCATGGCGGAGAAGTCTCCTTATCGCCCCGACTGTATCCTGGATAGTGTGGCGCAAGTGGTGGACTTGTAA
- a CDS encoding ABC transporter permease: MSRFRFWRRWGGLDLLRWSIVLFFLVFLIVPLLSIFLVSLTGEPVNLFGSLVNPAIFQSTVEKLSGASLEGYRDLWEESRYFHALVNSLKLSTGVACWVTLMCIPMAYAFARTDMPGKKWFAALSTVPLVMPTFIAAYAFTLMFGQTGWVNHIWRALGGDGVLFEIKSMLGIILVQVFFFFPYALWPMVAAFKAADGALEEASRNLGAKSGLTFVMVTLSLAVPGILSAMLLVFTISFSDFGTPIIMAPKELNLIVVEAYREIAGFFNWSGSAILTVVMVAVAALFFWLQRWVIKGREYGTISGKPVVTRPVRHKGALAGLMIYTSVVLAVPLLAVGSIFLSSVATTWGHHALPNGYTLRHYATIFHSSTSNIVNSLVLASGALVLSVIIATFISYFVIRRGSAKLDFLSSMPLVVPGIALGIALIQTFNTAPLHLTGTALLLIIAYTIRRMPYMIRSTMGTMMAIRKEMEEASVNLGASPLLAVVTVVGPLLLPGISAGAILVFVTVIKETSITILMAPTSWAPMSLAVFQNLLRGEFYTASAMSILIIAIVVVLQLVARRLTKEQLY; this comes from the coding sequence ATGAGCCGGTTTCGATTTTGGAGGCGATGGGGGGGACTGGATCTTCTCCGTTGGAGCATTGTCCTCTTTTTCCTTGTCTTTCTGATTGTTCCGTTACTGTCGATCTTTTTGGTCAGTCTGACGGGTGAGCCGGTCAACCTGTTTGGAAGTTTGGTGAATCCGGCTATTTTCCAATCGACGGTGGAAAAGCTGTCCGGGGCCTCGTTGGAGGGCTATCGTGATTTATGGGAAGAATCCCGTTATTTCCATGCCCTTGTCAACAGCTTGAAGCTTTCCACCGGTGTGGCGTGTTGGGTTACCCTGATGTGCATCCCAATGGCTTATGCATTTGCTCGGACCGATATGCCGGGGAAAAAGTGGTTTGCCGCCTTGTCGACGGTCCCTTTGGTGATGCCTACCTTTATCGCTGCTTATGCGTTTACGTTGATGTTCGGTCAGACGGGATGGGTGAATCACATCTGGCGGGCATTGGGCGGGGACGGGGTGTTGTTTGAGATCAAGTCGATGTTGGGGATCATCCTGGTCCAAGTCTTTTTCTTCTTCCCCTATGCCCTGTGGCCGATGGTGGCTGCTTTTAAGGCGGCAGACGGCGCTTTGGAGGAAGCTTCCCGCAATTTGGGGGCGAAAAGCGGCCTCACGTTTGTCATGGTGACCTTGTCCCTGGCGGTGCCGGGCATTCTTTCCGCGATGCTGCTGGTCTTCACCATCAGCTTTTCCGACTTCGGTACTCCGATCATCATGGCTCCCAAAGAACTCAACCTGATTGTGGTGGAAGCATACCGGGAGATCGCCGGTTTTTTCAACTGGTCCGGTTCTGCGATCCTGACGGTGGTGATGGTGGCGGTGGCTGCCCTGTTCTTCTGGTTGCAACGGTGGGTCATAAAGGGGCGGGAGTACGGCACCATTTCCGGAAAGCCGGTAGTGACTCGTCCTGTTCGGCATAAGGGGGCCCTGGCCGGATTGATGATTTACACCTCGGTGGTTTTGGCGGTGCCATTGTTGGCGGTGGGGTCCATATTCCTGTCTTCCGTTGCCACCACATGGGGCCATCACGCGTTGCCCAATGGATACACGCTGCGTCATTACGCTACTATCTTCCATTCGTCTACCTCTAATATTGTTAATAGTTTAGTTTTGGCATCGGGCGCATTGGTTCTCAGTGTGATCATCGCCACCTTTATTTCTTATTTCGTCATTCGGCGGGGGTCGGCCAAGTTGGACTTTCTCTCCTCAATGCCGTTGGTGGTGCCGGGAATCGCACTGGGAATCGCTTTGATCCAGACATTTAACACCGCCCCTCTTCATCTGACGGGGACGGCTCTTCTTTTGATCATCGCATATACCATTCGTCGTATGCCCTATATGATTCGATCGACGATGGGAACTATGATGGCGATTCGCAAGGAGATGGAGGAAGCTTCCGTCAACCTGGGGGCATCCCCGCTGTTGGCGGTGGTGACGGTGGTGGGTCCGTTGCTGTTGCCCGGCATTTCCGCCGGAGCCATCCTGGTGTTTGTCACGGTCATCAAAGAGACCAGTATCACCATCCTGATGGCTCCCACTTCATGGGCTCCCATGAGTCTGGCAGTATTCCAGAACCTGTTACGCGGCGAATTTTACACGGCTTCAGCCATGTCGATCCTGATCATTGCGATCGTAGTGGTGTTGCAACTGGTAGCCCGCCGCCTGACCAAAGAGCAGCTCTACTGA
- a CDS encoding ABC transporter ATP-binding protein, protein MGYLSVRKLTKIFDKDPILQDLDLEVKEGEFFALLGPSGCGKTTTMRCVAGFEEPTEGTIWIGGRQMNGIPAHRRDCGMVFQSYALFPHMTVFDNVAYSLQVRQFYRQGWVRKWRVLARLLHPRLGNVSPEVEQKVMDSLALVELTDLADRLPGQLSGGQQQRVALARAVIMEPKLLLMDEPLSNLDKRLRQSMRRMIRDIQRKLKITTLFVTHDQEEAMSMADRIAVLSEGRLMQVDIPTALYSRPANPFVADFVGSSNLFPGEVLSREEHGSWLTLGNGLHLFTSHPAPGEAVDVLIRPESMTLLPGDGEAEPGGNRLKGRVERGTYLGPNVRYDIRVGEKRLLVDIPYKRGQPLLSEGTAVTLLVEPDRVVVL, encoded by the coding sequence ATGGGCTATTTGTCGGTTCGCAAACTCACCAAGATCTTTGATAAGGATCCTATCCTTCAAGATTTGGATTTGGAGGTGAAGGAAGGCGAATTTTTCGCCCTTTTGGGCCCTTCCGGCTGTGGCAAGACCACGACAATGCGCTGTGTGGCCGGCTTTGAGGAGCCGACGGAAGGCACCATTTGGATCGGCGGCAGACAAATGAACGGAATTCCTGCACACCGACGCGACTGCGGGATGGTCTTTCAAAGCTATGCCCTGTTCCCTCATATGACGGTGTTTGACAATGTCGCATACAGTCTGCAAGTTAGACAATTTTATCGGCAGGGATGGGTGCGGAAATGGCGTGTTTTGGCTCGTTTGCTCCATCCCCGTCTGGGAAATGTCTCCCCGGAAGTGGAGCAAAAGGTGATGGACAGTCTGGCCTTGGTAGAATTAACCGATCTGGCTGATCGATTGCCCGGACAGTTGTCCGGCGGGCAGCAGCAACGGGTGGCACTTGCCCGGGCGGTGATCATGGAACCGAAGCTCTTGTTGATGGATGAGCCTTTATCCAATCTGGACAAACGCCTACGCCAATCCATGCGGCGGATGATCCGCGATATTCAGCGTAAGCTTAAAATCACGACGCTGTTTGTCACTCATGATCAGGAAGAAGCGATGAGTATGGCCGACCGGATTGCGGTCCTGTCCGAGGGACGGTTGATGCAAGTGGACATTCCCACCGCTCTCTACAGTCGGCCAGCCAATCCTTTTGTGGCCGACTTTGTGGGATCGTCCAATCTGTTTCCAGGTGAGGTGCTGTCCCGGGAGGAACATGGTTCCTGGCTTACCCTGGGAAACGGTCTTCACTTGTTTACCAGTCATCCCGCACCAGGTGAAGCCGTAGACGTTCTCATCCGGCCGGAAAGCATGACGCTTCTGCCGGGAGATGGAGAAGCAGAGCCCGGCGGCAACCGGCTCAAGGGAAGGGTGGAACGGGGAACGTACTTAGGGCCAAACGTTCGTTATGACATCCGGGTAGGGGAAAAACGATTGTTGGTGGATATCCCTTATAAACGGGGCCAGCCGCTGTTGTCCGAGGGGACGGCGGTGACGCTTCTGGTGGAGCCGGATCGGGTGGTGGTCTTATGA
- a CDS encoding extracellular solute-binding protein, whose product MNRVRWLQSVGWILCLTVLAVVGCSGETSQGGAAGAISFYSPETPDMTKELGREYEKNNPGSRVDVQYGGTNVIVNRLIAEKDNPMGDLWYGGGGILPFETAKERAIITSYIPEEIKDWPVERNGIKIRDENWEWVGTEVFVLGFIYNTEKVKKDELPRSWDDLLDPRWKGKFQMPNPAASGTATLTVLSRMMELGEEEGWEFFEKLMDQANAMPDSGSAPSQAVAKGEAEIGVAFDFMAYEMQARGENVDFVVPEKTPILVNPVSLVKDGPNPEGGKAFIDFLLSEEGQRVLADWYHIPIREDVESKTPLSLESVMPHALPLDIDWAVDNYDRIRNEWRSKFE is encoded by the coding sequence GTGAACAGGGTGAGGTGGCTGCAAAGTGTCGGATGGATCCTCTGTCTGACGGTGCTGGCGGTTGTCGGATGTTCGGGGGAGACTTCTCAAGGAGGAGCTGCGGGAGCGATCAGCTTTTACTCGCCGGAGACGCCGGATATGACGAAAGAATTAGGGCGTGAATATGAGAAGAACAATCCGGGCTCCCGCGTGGATGTGCAGTATGGCGGAACCAATGTGATTGTGAATCGCCTGATCGCGGAGAAGGACAATCCGATGGGGGATCTGTGGTATGGAGGCGGTGGGATTCTTCCGTTCGAAACGGCCAAAGAACGGGCTATCATCACTTCCTACATCCCAGAAGAGATCAAGGATTGGCCCGTGGAGAGAAACGGAATCAAAATACGGGATGAAAATTGGGAGTGGGTGGGAACGGAAGTCTTTGTCCTAGGATTTATCTATAACACGGAAAAAGTGAAGAAGGACGAGTTGCCCCGGAGCTGGGATGACCTTTTGGACCCCCGCTGGAAAGGAAAATTCCAGATGCCAAACCCCGCCGCGTCCGGCACCGCCACTTTGACGGTGTTAAGTCGGATGATGGAGCTGGGGGAAGAAGAGGGATGGGAGTTTTTCGAAAAGTTGATGGATCAGGCCAACGCGATGCCTGATTCCGGTTCGGCCCCCTCCCAGGCGGTGGCCAAGGGAGAAGCGGAGATCGGGGTGGCCTTTGATTTTATGGCATATGAAATGCAAGCCCGGGGGGAAAACGTCGATTTTGTGGTACCGGAAAAAACGCCGATCCTGGTCAACCCCGTCTCACTCGTGAAGGACGGCCCCAACCCTGAGGGCGGGAAGGCGTTTATCGATTTTCTGTTGTCTGAGGAAGGTCAGCGTGTATTGGCGGATTGGTACCATATTCCGATCCGGGAGGATGTGGAATCCAAAACACCGCTTTCTTTGGAAAGCGTCATGCCGCATGCATTGCCCCTGGATATCGATTGGGCGGTGGACAACTATGACCGGATCCGCAACGAATGGCGCAGCAAATTTGAGTGA
- a CDS encoding GapA-binding peptide SR1P: MEAIICQTCDEVISYVEYEKAGTLYGQCPGCSTTQMEDQET; the protein is encoded by the coding sequence ATGGAAGCGATCATTTGTCAAACCTGTGATGAAGTGATCAGCTACGTCGAATATGAGAAGGCCGGAACCCTCTATGGACAGTGCCCCGGCTGCTCCACCACCCAAATGGAAGATCAGGAAACCTAA
- the treR gene encoding trehalose operon repressor, with product MDNKYLQIYHDYAGKIESGALRPQVKLPSEHELSQQYGTSRETVRKALHLLSQNGFIQKIKGKGSFVLPIQQWDFPVSGLVSFKELSAKMGKPSRTRVIELEAMAADEELASQLRVNPAEPVWKVVRTRTIGGETIILDKDYFLQDTIPELTVEICEDSIYQYLEEVLDIPISFAKKVITVEEPTPEDRRLLDLEGYPMVVVVRNYVHLEDATLFQYTESRHRPDKFRFIDFARRHG from the coding sequence TTGGACAACAAATATCTCCAAATCTATCACGATTATGCCGGTAAAATTGAATCCGGCGCTCTTCGGCCCCAAGTCAAACTACCGTCCGAACATGAGCTGTCCCAGCAATACGGAACATCCAGGGAAACGGTGCGTAAGGCCTTGCATTTATTGTCTCAAAACGGGTTTATCCAAAAAATCAAAGGAAAAGGCTCCTTTGTTCTGCCGATACAACAATGGGACTTTCCCGTGTCGGGTCTGGTCAGTTTTAAAGAACTGTCGGCGAAGATGGGAAAGCCGTCCCGAACCCGCGTAATCGAGCTGGAAGCGATGGCGGCCGACGAAGAATTGGCTTCCCAGCTGCGGGTAAACCCGGCGGAACCGGTTTGGAAAGTGGTCCGTACCCGGACGATCGGCGGCGAGACGATTATTTTGGACAAGGATTATTTTCTACAGGATACGATTCCGGAACTGACTGTGGAAATTTGTGAAGACTCCATCTATCAATACCTGGAGGAAGTTCTGGACATTCCCATCAGTTTTGCCAAAAAAGTGATCACGGTAGAGGAACCGACGCCGGAGGATCGGCGGCTCCTTGATCTGGAAGGGTATCCGATGGTGGTTGTCGTACGAAACTACGTCCATTTGGAGGACGCTACGTTGTTTCAATACACGGAATCCCGCCATCGTCCGGACAAGTTCCGCTTCATCGATTTTGCCCGCAGACACGGTTAA